In Thunnus thynnus chromosome 17, fThuThy2.1, whole genome shotgun sequence, the genomic window ATGGCATCAATGCAGTCTGTTGTATCTCCGTGATATGTGCAAAATGGGacaaataaattgtttgtgGATAAGTTAAATTCTATCCATAGCTGTCCCTACAACTGGCTAGTGGCTACTAGGGGTGtacctgaatacaaatacattattccgcaaagcacaaatagttggTTTTATACgagtatttgtttcatacaaatattttaaaaattatttgttgggggtattccccagagataaagttgagctactgacacaagcaaagtgctcttaaagactctccataacctgttgttccccttctcctttccacaaagttaagttgtaaaaaataggcaataaatgaaaagtgcaaagcaacaattgcctttgaagttcctccctacacgttacacagtgTGTTGTCTCCGTGTTATGGGTGTTCAAATAGATAGGTCTggctgcaatgaggcgatgagtaaagttttagctcagtaatcataatagttttctaaaattaaaagtgtaataaaaacaaaaacaggatttttaagcctctttccacttttattcgaatacaaacacagatacaaataattttgctgcctcaacaaatacagatacaaatacaaatactgggatctctagTGGCTACAGCTTGGGAGGATGGGAGGATGAGAAAATCGCAGTTCAAATCCATTCACTATAAGCCTGTTTTACCAATGTGTTgtgattattatattttatggcaCACaatgcgttttttttttttttctttaaatattgtaatgataatagtccaaaattgtgtgaaaatgcatagtttTTAGTCAAATGACATCAAATTTTCTTGGGGGAGGACCCATAAACTCCCCAACCAAAACCCCTGTGGACCTTTGACTTGGCTATTTTATTTGACCGCTACATGTCTGATTGTTTAATCAACTGGAtagcatcataaaacaacaacaatcatatcatatcagcaAAAGGGCACAGaacaagcaaaaatgccaataTTCTATTGAACACCTTAGCTATGGATACATATCCTCCTGCTTTTTTCCAGTagcctcagactttttccttgGTTGGCTGCTCTTGTTTTCCGTTGGAACAATTGATAAGAATGCTTCTTGTTTGGTACAGGCACCAAATTACCGCCTTCTGATTGGCTTCTATTCGTGATCAATAACGAGACCTTTTTAATGATATAATACAgaataataatcaacattaatattcaggGGAGACAACTAGCCTACATTTTAATGTGGGTTGCCATGGTAGAGTGGTGCCATCCGTATTTCCATTTGTTGACTCCActggcagaagaagaagcaaatcaacattatttattaggtatttttgaataattttcgaaaccgctcatccaaacaacttcacacatcaacattgcacttccttgtttccccagcaatccacctgcctGGTATGAAATAGATCGGATGAATGGTTCTCGAGATATATAAGGACAAACttatatacagacagacagcgattccttgctttatatagagagactagtgcagtgcccattcaaaacgtgcctgttcggaacgggtcgatttctcaatacctagaAAGAGTTGTGCCCGTCCCCTGAATGCCTCTCATGtaggctatcagtagacactacaatttacccatgttccctaaatgcctcacacaCAGGCTAACAGTAGACGCTATAATTAACCCATGTTCCGTAAATGCCTCATATGCAGGCTATCGGTAGATGGtacaatttactgatgctccctaaatgcctcacacGCAGAATATCTGGAAACTACAATTTTGACCTGAGCGAAAATTGATCGGATGAACTGTACTGCCCGTTCAAAACAtccctgagacatcctgcactatgtcttgaacatacatacaaagttcccATGCATAAGGAACAGGAATGGAGCTAAACTCTCTAAGCTTTTTCAATtaattctctatggtagttcttatcactacgggtgtaatcccacctccgacacaatgtgggttgcaatggcagaatggcgctgtccgtatttccGCTGTTGAATCCATGTGCAGAAGAAGAACCAGAAGCAACGTTGtatatgaggtatttttatatatatctcTGAACGTGACTGTGACATCCAGCACTAAGTCTTGAACGTACAAGCCAAGTTTCCTTCATAGCACACAGTTCAATAGAGGAGCTTaaattttttaagttttttcaagtcattatcactacagatgtaatcccaTCTCCGACCACAATATGGATTGCAATGGCAGATGACGCTGTCCATATTTCCCATTGTTAACttcacaggaagaagaagaagcaaatcaatgtTGTAGAGGAAAAGGGGAAATAACTAAAACTaatggccttaacattaacctatcatattgttgacttatcaaggacacttttgtgtttttgtgttgataaatgttgatgatgaatgatatcattaaaagaaaactttgacacgttgacagtgaggaaaatacttacAGGCGGCAAGTCCTCTGGtcgcaaagcttcaaattctggatttcaaactCAGTTCATTTCTCCACTCTAAActctatgtttttttgttttttttattgaaataacataatcaaacagttacataaaataacacaaataacataacagttCAAATAACAAGACaacgcaaagacaatgattcaaacaacatgcaacgaCATGGTTTCAGCGACAGCAgggtccatagcaaccaccatagcaacggtcggAAACATTGCATTCCTACGGTTTTCTGGCAAGACCTGAAACAACCTTCataataactaacaaactaaaaatCATATACATTCCctgaacaaagattatgaaaataaaatgcacatttctcactagaaatgtCATTAAAAGGAATTTCAATGCTGAAGCTATCCTAAAATGTTGCATTTCCCCTGAGTATAAAAGGAATTTCAGccatttggtttgtttttgcagacagaAACTGGCCACTTGCACTGTGGATGCAGGCCAGTGGAAAAGAATAGGCTAAAGAAACATAAGcatctgaaactaatatgttttgcactgtggaccaacatagctactatacattttgatgtgagactggttTGCAACATGATGCATGCAATTAAACTCAGCACAAATATGAAGATCCAACTAAGCAGTATAAGTCATCTTCAAAATATCCATCCATGATGTGTCAGTTCGTAACACACAAAAGATTAAGTGTAAAGTGAGTATATAAGGTATCATGTAAAAAGTCCCTgatgtaaaaaatgaattttgttTACTGTCAAACACAATTTAGAAACTGAAGAGTCAGCAGTCCTGACCTTCTTAACACTTCCAGGTTTTCACTCCAATCTGGTTGTGTTTACCTTTTCATTAAAAAGAGAACCATTAGTCCTCAAAAAAAGATGTTATATGATTTCTTAtccaattttatttattcttactCCAATTTTTAGgatttctggtgaaatattaGTATGATATTCATATCGTATATGCACCAAAGACATTATCAGACGGTTTCTGTCGCATGATTTTTGAGGTGTTGCTCACTTTCACAAAAATGGCATCACCTTTGGAGAGGTGAAACACTCCACCCAAGTAACTGTTGGATTGTTTGTAAGAGGAATGTTTGGAAAGATTGGAATATTTCCTGGACTTCAAGAGGTTAATACTTTTCCCAGTATACTTTTCAGTACGCAATTCAACAAGATGATGAAATACATCGTTGTCTGAGAAGGAAACTTTGGAGTAGACATAGTAATACCCCTCCTTCTGAATGACAAGACTTCTGTCTTTGTAGTCTATTTCATAGAGGAGAGGGTCTGCATCTGTGCTCCATGCCATAATGTCTTTTGCATGAACTACGTCTTGTCCatctgaaagaaagaaagagagaagacaaCACTGACAATATGAAgtctgatatatatatttttttttttttaattttgaggcttcaaaaatgacaaataaaccACATGATTACCACCAGCACTTTGAGAATGTGCCTTCATTTTACAAGCAAATGACaatgtattttgatttattttctgctttggTAATACATTTAACACCATGGTATTGGTTGGGACATCAGCGCTGCCCTCACCTGTCAGATGTGCAACTGGTTTGGAAGGAGAAATAACAGGACTGGGCCGTTTGGTGGCAGCAACATCTTGTTCTGTATGAAGACCAGACATAGACATGTCTCTAATTTGCATAAAGTAATTGAAAatatttatcaattaaaattttatttaaatttaagtgCAAAACTGCTGACACATACCTGTGATGATCTTAGAGATTGATGCTGAGGTGACctgcaatgaaaataaaagcagttCACCTCACAGTtgtgcttgtttattttttgtttgtgagcATGCACATGCAGATGTGAATGCAATCACCATTGGTGCATATGCACATTAagaaaataagatgaaaaaagtaaaaaaacaaaaaaacccaactatGATCTGTATGTGAGCagattttaacaaacattataaGATCTGAATTGTGTGTAAGGACCACACTGTGTGCAGAGCAAAGTAGGACAGGTCTGTGTTTTTGGTAATCTATAAAAGGTAGATCACAATCATGCTACAGGAAATACAccacttctttttctccaccGTCCCCTGTTTGTATAGTATTTTTGTTTGCTGAATCAATAATCACCTTTACATGAAATGTGCtgcttttatattatttcatgAAACTTTTTTAATGTACTGAGGTCactcatttttgtattttactatttttgtctTGAGATTTTACCTTAGTTTGATTAGTACATATTTGACTCACTCcaagtaattacattttaacataaatattacattatgaatataaaatgttactGAGGCAACTAGAGGAATTCCTGTTATAAATATTTAAGACTAGCGTTTAAAGGAATTTTAAAGGTGTTATCAATGAACAGCAGTTTTCGGTTAATAGTGACAGAATACAAGTAAGAGAAAActactaaaaagaaaaagaggaaaactgaaagtgagaaTAGCAGTTAAAGGTGATGAGGAAAGTGAGAGTAAAAAGGGGTTGTAAAGgaaaatttaattaaacaaaaaagaagcaCTGATACTGATTGATACTCACAGATTCAATTTGGTAGAGATGGTAGATGAGACAGGCCTCTACGATCATGCTGCATAATACCACGCTCACCAGGATGAACAGCACTTTCTGTCCCACCCTGGCACACCGTTGCCCCTGGCTTAGCCTGGGTGGTACTGGAGGACAGGTGGCATGGCTGTCCATCGAGTTTACAAAAGGATACCCATCCTCAGCCATATCAACAGCGCTCTTTCTGtaactgaaaatgaatcagtATGGAAATATGCTCCAGAAGTTGTCAACGAGTGTCACTTCACTGGGGACAAAGCTCAG contains:
- the LOC137168362 gene encoding tumor necrosis factor ligand superfamily member 6-like codes for the protein MVRFCSCTRKICISYRKSAVDMAEDGYPFVNSMDSHATCPPVPPRLSQGQRCARVGQKVLFILVSVVLCSMIVEACLIYHLYQIESVTSASISKIITEQDVAATKRPSPVISPSKPVAHLTDGQDVVHAKDIMAWSTDADPLLYEIDYKDRSLVIQKEGYYYVYSKVSFSDNDVFHHLVELRTEKYTGKSINLLKSRKYSNLSKHSSYKQSNSYLGGVFHLSKGDAIFVKVSNTSKIMRQKPSDNVFGAYTI